From Oceanococcus atlanticus, a single genomic window includes:
- a CDS encoding DUF4169 family protein produces MSKVTNLRQFRKRKARLLKDERAAENRVRFGRARAQREQDETTRQRDEDKLDQHRREPPSADSE; encoded by the coding sequence ATGAGTAAGGTCACCAACCTGCGGCAGTTTCGCAAACGCAAGGCCAGGCTGCTCAAGGACGAGCGGGCTGCCGAAAACCGTGTGCGTTTCGGGCGGGCGCGGGCTCAGCGAGAGCAGGACGAAACGACGCGCCAGCGCGATGAGGACAAGCTCGATCAGCACCGTCGCGAGCCGCCGTCGGCCGACTCCGAATAG
- a CDS encoding thiol-disulfide oxidoreductase DCC family protein, giving the protein MHAATDRVVLFDGVCTLCSAWVHFVLRFDRHQRFKLAAVQSPAGQAILTAHGLPTDTFDTMLLAEGPHIYTRSTAFLRVMRQLPLPWPLVCVVGLIPRVLRDKLYTHVARNRYRWFGRRDQCLVPSDRHAHRFLPDHAPAQAR; this is encoded by the coding sequence ATGCACGCAGCAACCGATCGCGTAGTGCTGTTTGATGGCGTCTGCACGCTGTGCTCGGCGTGGGTGCATTTTGTGCTGCGCTTCGACCGTCACCAACGCTTCAAACTGGCGGCGGTGCAATCACCGGCGGGGCAAGCCATCCTGACCGCTCATGGCCTGCCGACCGACACCTTCGACACCATGCTGCTGGCTGAAGGGCCACATATTTACACCCGCTCCACAGCTTTTTTGCGCGTCATGCGTCAACTGCCGTTGCCCTGGCCTCTGGTCTGCGTAGTCGGACTGATACCCCGTGTGCTGCGCGACAAGCTCTACACCCACGTTGCACGCAATCGATACCGCTGGTTCGGTCGCCGTGACCAGTGCCTCGTGCCGAGCGACCGCCATGCCCACCGTTTCCTGCCGGATCACGCCCCTGCGCAAGCCCGCTGA
- a CDS encoding LysR family transcriptional regulator, whose product MHPKITLEQWRALVAVVDAGGYAQAAQSLHKSQSAVTYAVQKLEAVLGIAVFEVQGRKAVLTTAGRQLYQQARTLLEEAVGLEQVADALAQGWEAQIRIAAEVIFPTWLLLSAMDLFARDSPSTRIELTESVMGGTSEALLTGQVDLAVAPVVPPGFHGNVLMQMRVLPVAHPDHPLHRLSRPLRLSDLRQHRHIVVRDTGSTRETTALTIEAKQRWTVSNMATSIHALCQGYGFAWMVEDKIHKELRSGQLKPLPLDGQERVVTMYLIVAQPQRCGRGVKRFAELLREHVGQACELVRA is encoded by the coding sequence ATGCATCCCAAAATCACCCTTGAGCAGTGGCGCGCGCTGGTCGCCGTGGTGGACGCCGGTGGCTACGCACAGGCGGCGCAGAGCCTGCACAAGAGCCAGTCGGCGGTGACCTACGCGGTGCAGAAACTCGAAGCCGTGCTCGGTATTGCCGTGTTCGAGGTGCAGGGACGCAAGGCGGTGCTGACCACGGCCGGGCGGCAGTTGTACCAGCAGGCCCGCACCTTGCTGGAGGAAGCGGTGGGCCTGGAGCAGGTCGCCGATGCGCTGGCTCAGGGCTGGGAAGCGCAGATCCGCATCGCTGCGGAAGTCATTTTCCCGACCTGGCTGCTGCTCAGCGCGATGGATCTGTTTGCCCGCGACAGTCCCAGCACGCGCATCGAACTGACCGAGTCGGTGATGGGTGGGACGTCCGAAGCCCTGCTCACCGGTCAGGTGGATCTCGCCGTGGCGCCGGTGGTGCCCCCGGGCTTTCACGGCAATGTGCTGATGCAGATGCGGGTGCTGCCGGTGGCCCATCCGGATCATCCGCTGCATCGTCTGTCGCGGCCGCTGCGTCTGAGCGATCTGCGTCAGCACCGTCATATCGTGGTGCGAGACACCGGCAGCACGCGCGAAACCACCGCCCTGACCATCGAGGCCAAACAACGCTGGACCGTGAGCAACATGGCCACCTCCATCCACGCCCTGTGTCAGGGCTATGGTTTTGCCTGGATGGTGGAGGACAAGATTCACAAAGAATTGCGCAGCGGGCAGCTCAAACCCTTGCCGCTGGACGGCCAGGAGCGGGTGGTGACCATGTATCTGATCGTGGCCCAGCCGCAGCGTTGCGGGCGCGGGGTCAAGCGCTTTGCCGAGCTGCTGCGCGAGCACGTAGGGCAGGCCTGCGAGCTGGTCAGAGCCTGA
- a CDS encoding immune inhibitor A domain-containing protein: MFSFRRSTAVLLCLACLSPSWAQDAPTLGDSVFARAAAIEAPRRQGFLPGEQPRLSGQLGVFLAQTLLLDGRATRFHLELHGPDGETLGRYGPYTSDDTGAYALTLPATATQDLAPGRYAAYIVDAEDLDAATSAAVAGRFDITKAEDMSLTLHASYVSSTGWVKPGETYPFRVRLSNNTQAAVENLKVSIPAVPSVSFTKALSLGDSGTVSSTSTQVDWSLALLEAGQSATLVVEAQAASLEQDPRVVWKDLSVTASLSSDGLTLSSATHGPKVIPPQSSFESARFGDKPFPMVLVDYLDPILGKHSPDSQASVLDTVVNDPDYPGSTFNLYQEMSYGQLFPYGTVPSAGIASAGWDYEHGFDFTKAQRNQTDRVCPAITLGDTPALIGSPLLPERIVDGWYQLPGQLHYYGWDSPIFPYTLLAGVPLPIAGNIDDACGPTGKAVYDAAQIADPEIDYNAFDSDKDGVVDFFMMVFAGCGGNGGSQLGVVGGCSLNPLPLTDNIWPHSSSLEFYYAQAETGLRGYVSDDQLKSLSEVPQCWLDTGYDEFADCAADGGPGLDELPVYVRVGPYNVNPETAFEAASVISHEYGHHLGLPDFYNSGTDFDAYGTMNLMASDYGQHMTIFGKQEMGWVVPQFLQPGETVEVSAFSEIKKDTGEIHWQTPDGTPYVLSAANGDQNIRNGQAYAVKMPGRILIDPDKVASQASGERVWYSGRGNEFGCSPTAGHNLDLYLPELADVPTGAEITLRFKSSWDIEWDWDYGFLLVTQDGGQTYTSLPSANGYSTANGTNPNGSECLDSLDNGLTGQSGTYANGGPSGLSRPSTYEDGSPFIDDEYDLSAFAGTSTTVRFSYYTDAAFDRPGWFIDDVEVLVNGEVLFASDHESGPQRGRYYPGGCDENFATSAFCTAGWNNISSAEGNPADHGYYIELRDRASFDFEGYGQADRGAMDWDAGLFIEYTDESYSYGNNGVSSHPGQHYIDSTPVEGGDCGSDCADSAFTANDGDNHFSDFSTWLDNFADPDSASGRWEFAYNCLEVDVLGMSGEQSVQLDNDLSASVRISAGEGCVPFTYGRADNSARSVPADSADGERPRSGLIATRGGALPAGWLLLLFTLAWLRRARKR, encoded by the coding sequence ATGTTCAGCTTCCGTCGCAGCACGGCTGTGTTGCTATGCCTTGCATGTCTGTCACCGTCCTGGGCACAGGATGCACCTACACTGGGCGACAGCGTCTTCGCACGCGCCGCGGCGATCGAAGCCCCGCGCCGGCAGGGCTTTTTACCCGGCGAGCAACCGCGCCTGAGCGGTCAGCTGGGGGTTTTCCTGGCCCAGACCCTGCTGCTGGATGGTCGCGCCACGCGTTTCCACCTTGAACTGCATGGCCCGGATGGCGAAACCCTGGGCCGTTACGGCCCCTACACCTCGGATGACACCGGCGCCTACGCGCTGACACTGCCGGCGACTGCGACCCAGGATCTGGCGCCGGGCCGCTACGCCGCCTACATCGTCGATGCCGAGGATCTTGATGCCGCAACCAGTGCTGCGGTGGCCGGACGTTTCGATATCACCAAAGCCGAAGACATGAGCCTGACCCTGCACGCCAGCTATGTCTCCTCCACCGGCTGGGTCAAACCCGGCGAGACCTATCCGTTTCGCGTGCGCCTGAGCAACAACACCCAGGCCGCGGTCGAAAATCTGAAGGTGTCGATTCCGGCCGTGCCATCAGTCAGCTTCACCAAAGCGCTGAGTCTGGGTGATAGCGGCACGGTCAGCAGCACCAGCACGCAGGTGGACTGGAGCCTGGCGCTGCTGGAGGCCGGACAATCGGCCACGCTGGTGGTTGAAGCCCAGGCCGCCTCGCTGGAGCAAGACCCGCGGGTGGTGTGGAAAGACCTCTCAGTCACCGCGAGCTTGAGCAGTGATGGCCTGACGCTGAGTTCCGCCACCCATGGTCCCAAGGTCATCCCACCGCAGAGCAGCTTCGAATCCGCCCGCTTCGGCGACAAACCGTTCCCCATGGTGCTGGTCGATTATCTTGACCCGATCCTCGGCAAACACAGTCCTGACAGCCAGGCCTCGGTTCTCGACACCGTGGTCAACGATCCCGATTACCCCGGCTCGACCTTCAACCTGTATCAGGAAATGTCCTATGGCCAGCTGTTCCCCTACGGCACCGTGCCCTCGGCGGGCATTGCCAGCGCCGGCTGGGATTACGAGCACGGCTTTGATTTCACCAAAGCACAGCGCAATCAGACGGACCGCGTGTGCCCGGCCATCACCCTGGGCGACACCCCGGCGCTGATCGGTTCACCGCTGCTGCCGGAACGCATTGTCGACGGCTGGTATCAGCTGCCCGGGCAGCTGCATTACTACGGCTGGGACAGCCCGATTTTCCCCTATACCCTGCTTGCCGGGGTGCCGCTGCCGATTGCCGGCAACATCGATGATGCCTGCGGCCCGACCGGCAAGGCCGTGTACGACGCCGCCCAGATTGCCGACCCGGAAATCGACTACAACGCTTTCGACTCCGACAAGGATGGTGTGGTCGACTTCTTCATGATGGTGTTCGCCGGTTGCGGCGGCAACGGCGGGTCCCAGCTTGGCGTTGTGGGCGGCTGCTCGCTCAACCCGCTGCCACTGACCGACAACATCTGGCCGCACTCCTCCTCGCTGGAGTTCTACTACGCCCAGGCCGAAACCGGTCTGCGTGGCTACGTCTCGGATGACCAGCTGAAAAGCCTCAGCGAAGTGCCGCAATGCTGGCTGGACACCGGCTATGACGAGTTCGCCGACTGTGCCGCCGATGGCGGCCCCGGTCTTGATGAGCTGCCGGTCTACGTGCGCGTTGGCCCTTACAACGTGAACCCCGAAACCGCATTCGAAGCGGCCTCGGTGATCAGCCATGAATACGGCCATCACCTCGGCCTGCCGGACTTCTACAACTCGGGCACCGATTTCGACGCCTACGGCACCATGAACCTAATGGCCTCGGACTACGGCCAGCACATGACCATCTTCGGCAAGCAGGAAATGGGCTGGGTGGTACCGCAGTTCCTGCAGCCCGGCGAAACCGTCGAGGTCAGCGCGTTCAGTGAAATCAAGAAAGACACCGGCGAGATTCACTGGCAAACCCCGGATGGCACGCCCTACGTGCTGTCGGCCGCCAATGGCGACCAGAATATCCGCAACGGCCAGGCCTACGCGGTCAAGATGCCCGGACGCATACTGATCGACCCTGACAAGGTGGCCTCGCAAGCGTCCGGCGAACGCGTCTGGTACTCCGGTCGCGGCAACGAGTTCGGCTGCTCGCCCACCGCCGGTCACAACCTGGATCTGTATCTGCCCGAGCTGGCCGACGTGCCCACCGGCGCCGAGATCACCCTGCGCTTCAAATCGTCCTGGGACATCGAGTGGGACTGGGACTACGGCTTCTTGCTGGTCACCCAGGACGGTGGTCAGACCTACACCTCGCTGCCGTCAGCCAACGGCTATTCCACCGCCAACGGCACCAATCCCAATGGCAGCGAATGTCTGGACAGCCTCGACAACGGCCTCACCGGCCAATCCGGCACCTATGCCAATGGTGGCCCCAGCGGGCTGTCGCGTCCCAGCACCTATGAGGACGGTTCGCCTTTCATCGACGATGAATACGATCTCAGCGCCTTTGCCGGCACCAGCACCACGGTGCGTTTCAGCTACTACACCGACGCCGCATTTGATCGTCCGGGCTGGTTCATTGACGATGTCGAGGTGCTGGTCAATGGCGAGGTGCTGTTCGCCAGCGATCATGAATCGGGCCCGCAGCGCGGGCGTTACTACCCGGGCGGCTGTGACGAAAACTTCGCCACCTCGGCCTTCTGCACCGCAGGCTGGAACAACATCTCTTCGGCGGAAGGCAACCCGGCCGACCATGGCTACTACATCGAACTGCGCGACCGGGCCAGCTTTGACTTCGAAGGCTACGGCCAGGCCGACCGCGGCGCCATGGACTGGGATGCCGGCCTGTTCATCGAATACACCGATGAAAGCTACAGCTACGGCAACAACGGGGTGTCCAGCCATCCGGGCCAGCACTACATCGACTCCACCCCGGTGGAGGGTGGCGACTGCGGCAGCGATTGTGCCGATTCGGCCTTTACCGCGAATGACGGCGACAACCACTTCTCCGACTTCAGCACCTGGCTGGACAACTTCGCTGATCCGGACAGCGCATCCGGGCGCTGGGAGTTTGCCTACAACTGTCTGGAAGTGGATGTGCTGGGCATGAGCGGCGAACAGAGCGTGCAGCTGGACAATGATCTGAGTGCCAGCGTTCGCATCAGCGCCGGTGAAGGCTGCGTGCCCTTCACCTATGGCCGTGCGGACAATTCGGCACGTTCGGTACCTGCGGATTCGGCCGATGGCGAGCGCCCGCGCTCAGGCCTGATCGCCACTCGTGGCGGCGCCCTTCCTGCAGGTTGGCTGTTGCTGCTATTCACGCTGGCGTGGCTGCGCCGCGCGCGCAAACGCTAA
- the katG gene encoding catalase/peroxidase HPI: protein MSANNTSSAGQCPVMHGGNTAVGQSSMDWWPKALNLDILHQHDSKTNPLGADFNYREAVSSLDVAALKQDLHALMTDSQDWWPADWGHYGGLMIRMAWHAAGSYREADGRGGGSTGNQRFAPLNSWPDNVNLDKARRLLWPLKKKYGSKISWADLIILAGTVAYESMGLKTFGFGFGREDIWHPEKDTYWGSETEWLAPSDNPNSRYSGERDLENPLAAVMMGLIYVNPEGVDGNPDPLKTAQDVRVTFARMAMNDEETVALTAGGHTVGKCHGNGDAALLGPDPEAAELEDQGLGWNNKTQRGIGRDTVTSGIEGAWTTHPTQWDNGYFHLLLNYEWELKKSPAGAWQWEPIDIKDEDRPVDVEDPSIRHNPIMTDADMAMKMDPAYRKISERFYNDPDYFSQVFARAWFKLTHRDMGPKARYIGPDVPAEDLLWQDPVPAGRSDYDVAALKARIAACGLPLNELVATAWDSARTYRGSDMRGGANGARIRLAPQKDWEGNEPQRLARVLDVLEGLARDSGASVADVIVLAGNVAIEQAAKAAGVDIEVPFSPGRGDTTDEQTDAASFDVLEPVHDGYRNWLKKDYRVSAEELMLDRTQLLGLSAHEMTVLVGGMRVLGTNHGGSKHGVFTAREGVLSNDFFVNLTDMAYTWVPTGNNLYEVRERSTGKLRWTATRVDLVFGSNAILRAYAEVYAQDDSHEKFVRDFVAAWAKVMNADRFDLA from the coding sequence ATGTCTGCAAACAACACATCATCTGCCGGTCAGTGTCCGGTCATGCACGGCGGCAACACCGCTGTTGGTCAATCCAGCATGGACTGGTGGCCCAAGGCCCTGAATCTGGACATCCTCCACCAGCACGACAGCAAAACCAATCCGCTGGGGGCAGACTTCAATTACCGTGAGGCGGTTTCCAGCCTGGATGTCGCAGCGCTGAAGCAGGATCTGCACGCTCTGATGACGGACAGCCAGGATTGGTGGCCGGCCGACTGGGGGCACTACGGTGGCCTCATGATCCGCATGGCCTGGCACGCCGCCGGCTCGTATCGCGAGGCTGACGGGCGCGGTGGTGGCAGCACTGGCAATCAGCGCTTTGCGCCGCTCAATTCCTGGCCGGACAACGTCAACCTGGACAAGGCGCGACGCCTGCTGTGGCCGCTTAAGAAAAAATACGGCAGCAAGATCAGCTGGGCTGATCTGATCATTCTGGCCGGGACTGTGGCCTATGAATCCATGGGTCTGAAAACCTTTGGTTTCGGCTTCGGTCGTGAAGACATCTGGCACCCGGAAAAGGACACCTACTGGGGCTCGGAAACTGAGTGGCTGGCGCCCAGCGACAACCCCAACAGCCGCTACTCGGGCGAGCGCGATCTGGAAAACCCGCTGGCGGCGGTGATGATGGGGCTGATCTACGTCAACCCCGAGGGCGTGGATGGCAACCCCGACCCGCTCAAGACCGCGCAGGACGTGCGCGTGACCTTCGCCCGCATGGCTATGAATGATGAAGAAACCGTGGCCCTGACCGCCGGTGGACACACCGTGGGTAAGTGTCACGGCAACGGCGACGCGGCCTTGCTGGGGCCCGATCCGGAAGCGGCCGAGCTTGAGGATCAGGGTCTGGGTTGGAACAACAAAACCCAGCGCGGGATTGGCCGCGATACCGTGACCAGTGGCATCGAAGGTGCCTGGACCACACACCCCACGCAGTGGGATAACGGCTACTTTCACCTGCTGCTCAACTACGAGTGGGAGCTCAAGAAAAGTCCTGCCGGTGCCTGGCAGTGGGAGCCGATCGATATCAAGGATGAGGATCGCCCGGTCGATGTCGAGGACCCCTCGATCCGGCACAACCCGATCATGACCGACGCCGACATGGCGATGAAGATGGATCCGGCCTACCGCAAGATTTCCGAACGCTTTTACAACGACCCGGATTACTTCTCGCAGGTCTTCGCTCGCGCCTGGTTCAAGCTGACCCACCGCGACATGGGGCCCAAGGCGCGCTACATCGGCCCCGACGTGCCGGCCGAGGATCTGCTGTGGCAGGATCCAGTGCCGGCCGGTCGCAGTGACTACGACGTGGCCGCGCTCAAGGCCCGCATCGCAGCCTGCGGTCTGCCGCTCAACGAGCTGGTGGCGACGGCCTGGGACAGCGCGCGGACCTACCGTGGTTCCGATATGCGCGGCGGTGCCAACGGCGCACGTATTCGTCTGGCGCCCCAGAAGGATTGGGAAGGCAATGAACCGCAGCGTCTGGCCCGGGTGCTCGACGTGCTTGAAGGCCTGGCGCGCGACAGTGGTGCCAGTGTTGCCGATGTGATCGTGCTGGCCGGCAACGTGGCCATCGAGCAGGCGGCCAAGGCGGCGGGCGTCGACATCGAGGTGCCGTTCTCACCAGGCCGCGGCGATACCACCGATGAGCAGACCGATGCAGCCTCGTTCGACGTGCTGGAACCGGTGCACGATGGCTACCGTAACTGGTTGAAGAAGGACTACCGCGTGAGCGCCGAAGAGTTGATGCTGGATCGCACCCAGTTGCTCGGCCTCAGCGCACACGAAATGACCGTGCTGGTGGGCGGCATGCGTGTTCTGGGTACCAACCATGGCGGCAGCAAGCACGGCGTATTCACCGCGCGCGAGGGCGTGCTCAGCAATGACTTCTTCGTCAATCTGACCGACATGGCTTACACCTGGGTGCCGACCGGCAATAACCTGTACGAAGTGCGCGAGCGCTCCACGGGCAAGCTGCGCTGGACGGCCACGCGGGTTGATCTGGTGTTCGGTTCCAACGCCATCCTGCGGGCCTATGCCGAGGTCTACGCCCAGGACGACAGTCACGAAAAGTTCGTGCGTGACTTCGTTGCCGCGTGGGCCAAGGTGATGAACGCAGATCGCTTCGATCTGGCTTGA
- a CDS encoding FMN-dependent NADH-azoreductase: MTTLLQINTSLFSDQGQSSQLANQFVRQWQASHPDSAVVTRDLASEPVPHLDAQRFSAFLAAPEARSAEQQAIVDYSDALIRELQQADVIVMGLPLYNFGVPSQLKAYIDHVARNGVTFRYTENGPEGLLRNKKVYVFAARGGLYAGTPLDTQSDYIRHFLAFIGIDDVEFVYAEGLNISADAKDAALNKAHDEIQRLAA, encoded by the coding sequence ATGACCACTTTGCTCCAAATCAACACCAGCCTGTTTTCCGACCAGGGCCAGTCGAGCCAGCTTGCCAATCAGTTTGTTCGGCAGTGGCAGGCCAGCCATCCGGACAGCGCAGTCGTGACCCGCGACCTGGCCAGCGAACCGGTGCCACACCTGGACGCCCAGCGTTTCTCGGCCTTCCTGGCCGCCCCTGAAGCACGCAGTGCCGAGCAGCAAGCCATCGTCGACTACTCCGACGCGCTGATCCGGGAATTGCAGCAGGCCGACGTGATTGTCATGGGCCTGCCGCTGTACAACTTCGGTGTACCCAGCCAGCTCAAGGCCTATATCGATCACGTCGCGCGCAATGGAGTGACCTTCCGCTACACCGAAAACGGCCCCGAAGGTTTGCTGCGCAACAAAAAGGTGTACGTGTTTGCAGCCCGCGGCGGGCTCTACGCCGGCACCCCGCTCGACACCCAGTCCGATTACATCCGCCACTTCCTGGCTTTCATCGGCATTGATGATGTGGAATTCGTGTATGCCGAAGGGCTGAACATCAGCGCGGATGCCAAGGACGCTGCGCTGAACAAGGCGCACGACGAAATCCAGCGCCTCGCCGCCTGA
- a CDS encoding zinc-binding alcohol dehydrogenase family protein translates to MKAVALIQHLPIDHPEALLDLDMPKPEPGARDLLVSVRAVSVNPVDTKVRAAGQTREDPPRVLGFDASGVVEAVGEEVSLFRPGDEVYYAGDITRPGSNAEFQLVDERIVGRKPASLSFAQAAALPLTAITAYEAFFDRLKIDRDGADAGQSLLIIGASGGVGSIGIQLAKQAGLKVIATASRALTIDWVRELGADHVVNHREPLVEQVRALGLRFVDHIAVFNDMHHWDEAVELIRPQGGIVTIDETHLPTAMDKMKTKAASLHWEFMFARAMFQTPDMIEQHHLLNHIAEQIDAGHLRTTLTDVRSPINAHNLRAAHRAVESETLHGKIVLSDFA, encoded by the coding sequence ATGAAAGCCGTCGCCCTGATTCAGCATCTGCCGATTGACCATCCCGAAGCGCTGCTTGATCTGGATATGCCGAAGCCCGAGCCGGGTGCGCGGGATCTGCTGGTCTCGGTTCGCGCGGTTTCGGTCAATCCGGTAGATACCAAAGTGCGCGCCGCAGGCCAGACGCGCGAAGATCCGCCGCGCGTGCTGGGCTTTGATGCCAGCGGCGTGGTCGAAGCGGTAGGCGAAGAGGTCAGCCTGTTTCGACCCGGCGATGAGGTCTACTACGCCGGTGACATCACTCGGCCGGGTTCCAATGCCGAGTTCCAGCTGGTCGATGAGCGCATCGTCGGCCGCAAGCCGGCCAGTCTGAGCTTTGCCCAGGCTGCCGCGCTGCCGCTCACGGCCATCACCGCCTACGAGGCATTCTTTGATCGCCTGAAGATCGATCGAGATGGCGCCGATGCTGGACAGTCGCTGCTCATCATTGGCGCCAGTGGCGGTGTTGGCTCCATCGGTATCCAGCTGGCCAAGCAGGCTGGCCTCAAGGTCATCGCCACGGCCTCGCGCGCGCTCACCATCGACTGGGTGCGCGAGCTGGGCGCAGATCATGTGGTCAATCATCGGGAGCCGCTGGTCGAGCAGGTGCGGGCACTGGGCCTGCGCTTTGTCGATCACATTGCGGTGTTCAACGACATGCACCACTGGGATGAAGCGGTGGAGCTGATCCGTCCGCAAGGCGGCATCGTGACCATCGATGAAACCCATCTGCCGACGGCCATGGACAAAATGAAGACCAAAGCGGCCAGCCTGCACTGGGAGTTCATGTTTGCCCGGGCCATGTTTCAAACCCCTGACATGATTGAGCAGCACCATTTGCTCAATCACATTGCCGAGCAGATTGATGCCGGGCACCTGCGCACCACGCTCACGGATGTGCGTTCACCGATCAACGCGCACAACCTGCGCGCGGCCCACCGCGCGGTGGAGTCAGAAACGCTGCATGGCAAGATCGTGCTCAGCGACTTCGCCTGA